In the genome of Ctenopharyngodon idella isolate HZGC_01 chromosome 19, HZGC01, whole genome shotgun sequence, one region contains:
- the si:dkey-266f7.9 gene encoding 1-phosphatidylinositol phosphodiesterase, which produces MEGTRGHILQLMVMGILLGTAFSGYRAIQTPDYDDTSTPEILNPSWMATIPDIYSLSDVTMPGTHNTMALYGGSLAECNSWSLSLQLRAGIRFLDIRVRHVKDNLTIHHGISYQYAHFGDVLMDVVAFLREHPSETVLMRLKEELSNTQDIYGAVVRYINEYAHWDLLWHSREMPTMGEARGKLIILQDFTGLDLGVRYNSLDIADDWKVSSLQPEEVEKKWRSVSTHLEAATVGNKNRMFLTYSSGAGILAHPNSLAQLINSRLYEYLTGYVGQSKRFGIITMDFPGAKLVQTIIGFNY; this is translated from the exons ATGGAAGGCACTAGAGGACACATTTTGCAGCTAATGGTGATGGGCATTTTGCTGGG CACAGCCTTCTCAGGATACAGGGCCATCCAGACACCTGACTATGATGACACCTCCACGCCTGAGATCCTGAACCCTTCCTGGATGGCCACCATCCCTGACATCTACTCCCTATCAGATGTGACGATGCCCGGCACACACAACACCATGGCCTTGTACGGTGGCTCACTGGCCGAGTGTAACTCCTGGTCCCTCTCTCTCCAGCTGCGCGCCGGGATCCGCTTTTTGGATATTCGTGTTCGGCATGTGAAAGACAACTTGACCATCCACCACGGAATCTCGTATCAGTATGCTCACTTTGGGGATGTGTTGATGGACGTGGTGGCTTTCCTAAGAGAGCATCCTTCGGAAACTGTGCTGATGAGGCTGAAAGAGGAGTTGAGTAACACGCAGGATATCTACGGAGCAGTTGTGCGCTATATTAATGAGTATGCGCACTGGGACCTGCTGTGGCATAGTCGTGAGATGCCCACCATGGGAGAGGCGCGAGGAAAGCTGATCATACTGCAAGACTTCACCGGCCTTGACCTGGGCGTACGCTACAACTCACTGGACATAGCAGATGACTGGAAG GTGTCCTCTCTGCAGCCGGAGGAAGTGGAGAAGAAATGGAGAAGTGTCTCCACTCATCTGGAGGCGGCTACGGTTGGTAACAAAAACCGTATGTTCCTCACCTACAGCAGCGGTGCCGGTATCCTGGCACATCCCAACTCCCTGGCCCAGCTAATAAACTCCCGCCTGTACGAATATCTGACAGGCTATGTCGGTCAAAGCAAGCGGTTTGGTATTATAACAATGGACTTTCCAGGTGCCAAGTTAGTGCAAACTATTATAGGCTTCAATTATTGA